The Canis lupus dingo isolate Sandy chromosome 4, ASM325472v2, whole genome shotgun sequence genome contains a region encoding:
- the LOC112652715 gene encoding protein FAM136A-like produces the protein MVELQQLQVQEVVDSVVKSLERENIRKMQGLTFRCSTSCCEDSQASMQQVHQCIERCHALLAQAQALVTSELEKFQDRLARCTMHCNDKAKDSIDAGSKELQVKRQLESCVTKCVDDHMHLIPTMTKKMKESLLSIGKRSLCNWPSELTAGIYLKRNKTFCLLSDVYEEIKVGSKFEACVTCLWTLVPLHFNPRK, from the coding sequence ATGGTGGAGTTGCAGCAGCTGCAGGTGCAGGAGGTGGTGGACTCCGTGGTGAAGAGTCTGGAGAGGGAGAACATCAGGAAGATGCAGGGCCTCACGTTCCGGTGCAGCACCAGCTGCTGCGAGGACAGCCAGGCGTCCATGCAGCAGGTGCACCAGTGCATTGAACGCTGCCATGCGCTTCTGGCTCAAGCCCAGGCCCTGGTGACCAGTGAGCTGGAGAAGTTCCAGGACCGCCTGGCCCGGTGCACCATGCATTGCAATGACAAAGCCAAAgattcaatagatgcaggaagTAAAGAGCTTCAGGTGAAGAGGCAGCTGGAGAGTTGTGTGACCAAGTGTGTGGATGACCACATGCACCTCATCCCAACCATGACCAAGAAGATGAAGGAGTCTCTCTTGTCCATTGGGAAAAGAAGTCTTTGCAATTGGCCATCGGAACTGACAGCGggaatctatttaaaaagaaacaagactttttgtcttttaagtgaCGTTTATGAAGAAATTAAGGTTGGCAGCAAATTTGAGGCTTGTGTCACTTGCCTCTGGACACTGGTTCCTTTACATTTCAACCCTAGAAAGTGA